The segment TATTTGCATGAAATTCAGTCGGCTCCTCATATTTCTCCTCTTGGATGGAGACCTCCTTCTCTTCGTCCTCGAGAATACGCCATCCGCGGTAAACCTCTGCCAACAGTGCTTGAGCCTCCGATTCGCTCATATTGAGCTCAATTTGGGCGGCTTCCTCTTCACCCGTAGACAATTGCTTTTCCCGAACCTCTGTATTCATAGATAAGCAGTGAATGCCTCCTGGCTTGGTCGCCTCCTGGAGCCTTGCAATCACATCCCGCAATGCGGTCTTAGAGGATACATGCTCCAGACAGCCGCAGGCCACAATATAGTGGTACGATTCGGCTTCATATTGTCCATCCTCCACATCGGCCTGCATGGCTTGAATAAAAGGCTGTACATCGTATTTGACTGCGTTGTCCTGCAGCTTGCTGACCGCTTCATCCAGCAGGTCTGTACCGATGACCCGGCCATGTCCGGATTCCTTCAATCGCTGTGCCATCGGGATTGCATTGCGTCCAGGACCGCTCCCCAGATCCAGCACGACCGGATCTTGATGCTCCTGAAGCACCTGCTCCAGCAGCTCCATAACGATCGGGACAGGCTCAGACATCCAACTGCCCGGCTCAAGAATATCCTTGCTTTCATACAGCTTGGCATGGTATTTCTCTTCGGATTCCCGGGCTTGTTCAAATTCTGCAGATGACATCCGTATTTCCTCCTTCAACAGATCATAGTCTTGATTCTTTAAACGTTACATACCCTCGCATGTATAAGCTGTAACAAAGGCCATCCGGATATCCCAACAAATAAAAAAAAAGAACCGCTTCAATAGATCACAGGATCTATTGAAGCGGTCATGCATGACTTAATGGCAGCAGCTACAGATTAATAATAGATGGCGCTTTATGATTGACCGTGGAATCAGCCTGAGCAAGACCCAGTGTCATAGCTGTTGAAGCATGAATTTCGTGGAACAGCTCCGGGTTATCGGTCAGCGACATGCCATAGGAAGGCACCATCTCACGGATCTTCGGCTCCCACTTCTGCATATGCTGCGGGAAGCATTTCTGCAGCACCTCCAGCATGACGTGCACCGCCGTGGAAGCGCCTGGCGATGCGCCGAGAAGTGCGGCCACCGAGCCGTCGGAGGCGCTGACGACTTCTGTACCGAACTGCAGGGTGCCTCTGCCTGTTGGGGTATCCTTAATAACCTGAACGCGTTGTCCGGCAACGACCATTTCCCAGTCTTCACTCTTTGCGTTCGGAATGAATTCCCGAAGCTCCTCCATGCGCTTCTCGTTAGAGAGCAGGACCTGCTGAATGAGATACTTCGTCAGGGCCATTTCCTTCGCGCCAGCAGCAAGCATGGTCAGGAGGTTGTTCGGCTTCACAGAGCCGATCAGATCGAAATAAGATCCGGTCTTCAGGAATTTAGGGGTAAAGCCGGCAAACGGTCCAAACAGCAATGATTTCTTATTATCAATGTAGCGGGAATCCAGGTGAGGCACGGACATCGGAGGCGCACCTACCTTAGCCTTGCCATACACCTTGGCGTGATGCTGCTCCACAACCTCCGGATTGTTACATACCATGAACAAGCCGCTTACCGGGAAGCCGCCAATTTGCTTCGATTCCGGGATGCCAGTCTTCTGCAGCAGTGGAAGGCTCCCCCCGCCTCCGCCGATAAAGACGAACTTGGCCGAGTGCTGCTCTACCTGGCCGGTGTTCAGATTCTGCACCTTCAGGTCCCAGCCGCCGTTTTGGTTGCGCTTTAAATTCTTGACAGCATGCTTGTAATAGGTCTTCACGCCCTGCTGGTTCAAATGCTGAAACAGCATGCGAGTTAATGCCCCGAAGTTCACATCCGTTCCCGAGTCAATCTTCGTCGCAGCGATCTTCTCGCCGGACTTTCGGCCTTCCATAATCAGCGGAATCCACTGCTTCAGCTGCTCCGGATCCTCTGAATACTCCATTCCTTGGAATAACGGGTTGGTCGATAAAGCTTCAAAGCGCTTTCTCAGAAACTCAACGTTCTTGTCCCCCTGCACCATGCTCATATGGGGAATTGGCATAATGAAATCCTGCGGATTCTGAATCAAGCGATTCTTCACGAGAAAAGACCAGAACTGCCGGGATAGCTGAAACTGCTCGTTAATCTTGATCGCTTTGCTGATGTCAATGGATCCATCGGGCTTCTCCGACGTGTAGTTCAGCTCGCATAATGCAGCGTGGCCGGTACCCGCATTATTCCACTCATTAGAGCTCTCTTCCCCTGAGCTGCCCAGCTTCTCGAACACTTTAATCTCCCACTCCGGAGATAACTGCTTCAATATGGCGCCCAAGGTTGCGCTCATTACGCCGGCACCAATCAAGATCACGTCTGTTTTTTTCTGTACGCTCATGATTACCTTCCTTATCCATGTATTCGCAGTAAAAGGCTGTCTCCCTGTTCCCATGTACAGATCAAATCAAGCTAAGAGAGTGCAGCTTTCCTGTGTAAAATTAACTCCGCTTCTCGTTCTACTCATATTAATTCATGGCATGAAATATGAACTCTTCCTTCCTATTATAAACCATTTAAAGACGTTAAAAAAGATAGATATGACAATCTAAAGACAATATACGGACATTTGGGCCCTGCACCTGCTGTCCGTACCCTTTGTAGAAGATGATCCCGCTAGAAATTCCATAGCAAAAAAAGCCCCTCTCCTTAGCGAAATAACGCCAGGATCAGGGGCTTCTTGCTTACTTCAAACGAGGGTCTACGCTACGGGCGGCTCATACCAGCCTGAGGAGGATTTAAACCATTCAAACAGATGAGTCACACATACTTTTAGCACTGCGTATCCCGGTACGGCCAGCAGTACGCCCACTACGCCGAACAGGTTGCCTGACGTAAGAATGACAAATATAATCGTGATCGGATGAATCTTTAACGTTTTTCCCATAATCTGCGGAGAAATGAACTTGCCTTCAATCAGCTGCACAATGGTCCACACCGCAATCATCTTGAGCAGCATAACGGGGGAAGTCACGATGGCTACAACCAACGCGGGCGTGATGGCAATGGCCGGCCCGAGATAAGGAACTACGCTGGTGAATGAAGCAATGATCGCCAGAATCAATGCGTAATCCAGGCCAATGATCATGTAGCCGATGTACAGCAGAATGCCAATGCAGAAGCTGACAATAATCTGTCCGCGAATAAATGAGCTGATCTGGCGGTTGATGTCCTGCAGGACATGCAGAATGCCGGAGCGGCTGTTCGTAGGCAGAAAGGACAGAATCTTGACCGGCAGCTTTTTGCCATCCTTCAGCATGTAGTACAGGATAAATGGCACCGTAATAATCGACAATACCGTTTCCGTGAATGCGCCCAGGAAGCCCCCCAGTCGGGTCCAGGTATTCTTGAAGAGCTCTGTCGTTTTCTCTGTGACGGTGCCCCACCATTCCTCGGAATTGACATTTAAAGCACCCTGAAGCTGTCCGAACAGCTCACTTCCTGTTAGATCCTCAAACTGCTGCCGAACAGTTTCACTATAAGCCGGAAAATTGTTAATCAAGCCCATAATCTGATTGCGCAGCACGGGAATGACCGCCAGCACCACAACAGTCAGAATCCCGGCGATGGCCAGAAACAGAATCAGGATCGACCAGACACGCTTGATCTTCCACTCCTCCATCACATTGACGAGCGGATTGAGCAAATAATACAAAATACCGGACAACACAATCGGCAAAATAATCGTCTTGATTAATACGTTCAGCGGATACAAAATAAACGTGATCTTGCTTAGAATAAATATGTTAAGGCTGGCCAGCAGCAAGATGAACAGCAGAAGTACAAATTTATTGTTCAGAAAAAATCGTTTAAATCGATCCGGCCAAATGCGGGGCTGCTCCATATACGTCCTCCCTCATCTCATCATACCTTTAGCAGGCCATGCTACTCAGCGAGCTTTGCTCCTTTAACTATAATGTTTCACAAGCCGTCATGTCCAGTTTGCGAAAGATCAAATGTGCAGGCTCCGCCAAAGACAACCTCATTAGATCTATATGCGGCCTGTACTAGATTTATAGCCGAAACACAAAAAGACCCGGGAATCCCGGGTCTCGCCTGATATTAACGTTATGAAGAAAGGGATGAACCTGCACGCTTGCCGGATTTCATCTCCAGCGAGTTGACCTCGCCTTTCCAAACCACCGTCTCGCCATATTGCTTGCCCCAATCATACATCAGATTGAGTATCGGCATCAGGCTTTGACCGTAAGGAGTCAGCGAGTATTCGACCCGCGGCGGAACCTCGGGATAGACTACACGCTGCACAAGCTGGTCTTCCTCCAGCTCCCGAAGCTGATTGGTCAGCATTTTTTGCGTAATATTCGGGATGAGGCGGTCCAGCTCGCCAAAGCGCTTTACGCCTTCGAGTCCCAGATGCCACAATATAATCAGCTTCCACTTGCCGCCAATAACGGCAAGCGTCAGCTCTTTATGACAGTTAATTTCCTTCAGATTGATTCGGTCTTTGACTTCATGGGCCATATGACGCCCTCCCTTCCTCATCAAGTATACCTTGAAAGGCAGGTAAATCTCAAAACAGGGCGTGCGCACCATACTGCAAGCGACGGCTACTCCAGATTGGCATGCTGAACAAACATGTTTTCCGAAGACAGCTCCTGCATCGACATCAGCTTTAGAATCATACCATCCAGTACAACAAGCAGCGTCTGCTCAAAGAGGGAGGCCATCGGCTGCCGGGTTGTCCCTGTAACACCAGCCTGATCCTTTGTGGCTCCGGGAAGCTTCAGGACAGCATCCGCCAGCTTTCCGATGGTAGAGCCGGGTTGAATCGTGATAAGTGCCAGCGAGGCGTCAAGGCTCTTCGCCTTGTTCGCCATGGCACATAGGCTTTGCGTTTCCCCGGAGCCTGAGCCGATCAACAGCAGATCCTCTGGACCAATGGCTGGTGTCACCGTCTCACCGACTACGTAGGCCTGGTACCCCATTTGCATCAGCCGCATGGCAAAAGCTTTCATCATCAAACCGGAGCGCCCGCCGCCGGCGACGAAGACGCTTCTCGCTTGCATAATACGCTCTGCCAGCTTCTCTGCTTCCTCTGTGTTGATCTCTTTAACAGCAGTGCTGATTTCGCCGCTAATTGCTAAAGCTTGGGCAAAAGAATTACTCACCATCTTGATATCAGCCCTGCTTGATCAGCTCGTTCATGCGAGAAGCGGCTGCCTGAATGTCTGCTTCACCCGTAATGCCGCCGCCAACGATGACCAGATCCGGCTGAGCCTGAATGACCTCGGGCAGCGTATCCAGCTTGATGCCGCCGGCAATTGCAGTCTTCGCATGTTTTACGACTCGCTTGATGGCGTTCAGCTCCTCGAAGGAGTTTTTGCCCTCAGCCTGATGGTCGTAGCCGGAATGCACACAAATATAATCTACGCCCATAGCATCAATCTCCGCGGCCCGCTCTTCCATGTTCTTGACATTGATCATATCCACCATAACCTGTCTGCCCTGCTTGGCAGCTTCCGCAACCGCGCCTTTGATCGTGGAATCGTCAGATACGCCCAGAATTGTAATAATGTCTGCCCCTGCCTCTGAAGCCTTCATCACTTCATAGCCTCCGGCATCCATCACTTTAAGGTCAGCGAGTACACGCAGCTGAGGAAAGGCTTCCTTCATGGCTTTGACGGCGTGCAGTCCTTCATTGATCACGATCGGTGTGCCGATCTCAACAATGTCAATATAGTCGGCGACCTGTGCCACCAGCTTCTTCGCTTCCGGAATATCGACCAAATCTAGTGCGAGCTGTAGTTCCATATGTTTACTCTCTCCTTGTCGGTTCATTTCAGTTTCTCAAACAAGGATATTGTAGGTCCAGAGCTGTCCTTTATGGAAGTACGTACTTTAAAGTCAGATACTTACGTCAAGGTTAGAATTGCGGTGCAGCAAGGATTGGAGACAGATGTAATCCTTCATTGTTGCCAAGCCGCTATACGATAAAAAAACCTTCCAGCGGATCAAGACGTTCTGAACCGTTCCGGAAGGCTTCTTTAACATGCATAAATGCGAGATACCATACAGCCCTTCATTCTGCTTCTGAAATCGCATGAGTGAGATCATAAGGGGAAAGATCCAGCTCCGGCTCTTCACCAAGAGCTAACCGGGCCAGCTGCCGTCCGAGAAACGGACCCACTGTGAGGCCTGAGGCACCCAGTCCATTCGCGGCTAGCAGCCCCTTCCAGCCTGGCATGCGGCCGATCACGGGAAGAAACCCAGGTGTAAAGGGTCGAAAGCCAACACGAACCTCCTGCAGCGTGCTGCCCACCAAAGCAGGTGCCAGCTCGAGACCCTTGTTCAGTATTTCCTGCATGCCTCCGGCGGTCACAGCGGTATCGTGCAGTGAAACGTCATTCTCGTGCGTCGCACCCATGACGATCCTTTGCTCGTCAAAAGCCAGAAGGTATTGATCCGTGGGCGGTATGACTACCGGCCAGGTCCCGGTTTCGGCTATGGAGTTCACCCTCAGATGCATAATTTGCGCCTTCTGATGTGAGAGTTGAAAAAGGATGCCCAGCGGCTGCAGCAGTTCATCCGCCCAAGCCCCTGCACACACAAGCACTTCATCGGCGGAATACGATGCCTCGCCCATGCGGGCGCCGGTAACCCGGTCTTCGTGAACCTCAAGCACCGCTTCCCCATTCAGCAGCTTCGCCCCATGATTTCTGGCTGCGCGCAGCAGCGCATCGCGCAGGGCACGGCCATCTACACGTGCCGCGCCGCTAATGTGCACAGATCTGTAGCCTTCCTTCAGGAGAGGAAACATAGAACGGGTCTCGGCCTCTGAGAGGGAGCGGATCTGTCCGATCTCTGGTGCCTCGCCCTTGCGGAGAGCCGCACGCTCTTGCATAAGTAGAATTTTGGCTTCGTCCTCATGGATGCTGATGGCTCCAACCTGAGCATACCCGGTGTCACTTTCCCCTTCCTGCTCCAGAGCCTGCACCAAGTCAGGATAAAATGCTGCTCCAGCCTTTGCAAGCTGATACCAGGCCTTATTTCGGCGCTGGGAAAGCCAGGGACAGATTATGCCCGCAGCCGCAGCCGTAGCCTGTCCAGGATCAGCCCGGTCGATGATCAGCACCTCAGCACCCTGGCTTGCAAGATGATAGGCGGCCGAAGCGCCAAGAATGCCGGCGCCGATTACAATAACTTTTTGTGTCATAGATGTGTACCTTTCTTGAAAGCTTGACTCATCTTCTCAAGGTACGACATCTCCCGTTAAAACACAAGCTTCCTGCCTCTGATCAAGGCATTGCCAGCTTCCCTCAGCCCTATACAGGCTGCTGTGGATTCCGTTCCCGATGTGGAGCACCGAAGGCAAACAAGATCAAGCTGCCGCCAAGAACGGCACAAACACCATACATAACCCCATAAGAAAACAGGTCTGCAAGCGGCCCCATCAAGACGCTTCCCATAGAAACACCCAAATCAGCGGATGCAATGAACCATCCGATGAGTACGTTGCGCTGCTCCGCCGGCAGGACAAAGGTCAGGTAGGTGGTGAGCGAAGGGTAGATCATGGCCTGGGACACTCCCATCAGTAAAGCCCCCGCATAAAAGATTGCCGCGCCCAGGCTGGAGGCAGCCCCCGTGCATACGGCTGCTAAGGTCAGCAGCAGCAAGACCCATGCTACATAAGAAGCATGCCAGCGCCCATCGGAAGGAATCTTCTTCCGAAGTATGAAGCGGGAGGCGACGACGACCGCGGCTTGCAGCATCAGATACAGCCAGGCTTCGCCATGCTTCACCTCTTGGGCATAAAGGGGAATGAATGTCGTGACCGCACCAAAAATCATGGATGCTACGAGCATGATGATGCTGCACCTCAAAAGGTCCCGATTCAGAAATACCTGTTTAAAAGATGCGCCCATCGAGGGTTTTTTTGCAGAAGACTGTGCTTTGTCTTCAACCGGCTCCTCCTTGATGACCACCGTAAAGCCCACCCAGCCCGTGAAGACTGCGATCCCAATCATCACGAAGGCAAATCCGCTCATACTGCCCGTCTGCCAGAGTCCCAGCGCCAGCAGCGGCCCCAATATTCCAGGAATATAAGAGCATAAGGAATACATGGAAATGCCCTGCCCCCGGTCTTTCTCAGGCAGAGCATCCATAATGGCAATCTGGAGAGCCATGGAGAAAAAAGCGGTCACGGCGCCTTGCAGCATTCTTGCGACAAAGTAACCTTCAAGGCCCGATATCGTGTAGAGAATAAGGGCGGCGCCGTTTATTATCAGAATGCTCCGCAAAATGGTCACCGGCCCGTATTTTTGAATCAAGCGCCCCGCCCAGGGGCGAAACAGCATTGTAGTGAACAAATAAGCTCCCATTATTATTCCGATGGCCGTATTACTGGCGCCCAGTGCGTTTCCCTGCAGCGGAATCATCACATTCAGCACGGCATTGGCACTAAAATACAGCAGGGTCAGTAAATAGAGGCGCATAAAGGGCCAAGCGAGTGCACCCGTCAAAGTGCTTCACTCCTTTCTACAGCTATAATGCAAGCTAGCTGGATTCAATGCTGATGCTGATACATATCTTCCTAATACATACTCATGCTCAGCAAGGTCCGAGTATAGTCACTCTGAGCGTGCTGCAGCTCGGATACGTGGAGACTCTCCTCAATTCGGCCCTGGCGGAACACAAGGATGCGGTCGCAGAGGAACGCTGCGGCCTGTATATCATGCGTGATGAAGATGTATGCGGTATTCAGCTGCTTGTGCAAGCCTTTTAACAGCTCCAGAACCTGAAGCTGCACAGATCCATCGAGCGAGCTAACCGCCTCATCCATAACAATCAGCTTCGGCTGCGTGGAAATCGCTCGGGCAATGCATACCCTTTGAGCTTCGCCTCCGGACAGCTCATGCGGTGCCTTGTTTAGATAAGCCGGACTTAAACCGACCTGAAACAAGAGCTCCTTCATCCGGCGCTCGCGGTCCTCTTCCTTCCTGCTCTGCAGTCCCAAAGGCTCCAGCAGCGCTTCCCGCACCGTGAAATAAGGATTCATGGAGGAGGTATAGTTCTGAAAGACCGCGCTCATATTGCCTCGTCTTACTTTGGCTTGAGAAACAGGCTGTCCTTCAAACAGCACCTTGCCGCTGTCCGGCTGATCCAGTCCCAGGATCAGCCGTCCCAGGGTCGATTTACCGCTGCCGCTCTCTCCGATAATGCCCAGGCATTCTCCAGGAAGACAATGGAAGGAAACATCATGCAGTACCTTTTGAGGCTTGCCGGTTAACCACCCGCTTGCTTTGAAGCTCTTATGTATGGACTGGACTTCCAGCACGGTCTTCACCTCCAAGCACTTGTTGAAATGCCTGTGACAGCTTCTGTTTCGTCGAGATCAGGTACCGGGTATATTCGTGCCCGGCATGGTCAAATAGCTCTGAAGTCTTTCCGGCCTCCACAATGTGCCCCTTCTTCATGACGAGCATATCGTCGGCCAGCTTCTGGACCATGCCCAGATCGTGGGACACCAGAATCATGGAGCATCCCAGCTCCTGCTGAAGCAGCGACAGCTGCTCCATGACCTCAAACCGCGAGATCGTGTCCAGCGCCGTTGTCGGCTCATCTGCCACAATTAATTCCGGCTTCAGCACAAGCCCAAGGGCAAT is part of the Paenibacillus algicola genome and harbors:
- a CDS encoding NAD(P)/FAD-dependent oxidoreductase — encoded protein: MTQKVIVIGAGILGASAAYHLASQGAEVLIIDRADPGQATAAAAGIICPWLSQRRNKAWYQLAKAGAAFYPDLVQALEQEGESDTGYAQVGAISIHEDEAKILLMQERAALRKGEAPEIGQIRSLSEAETRSMFPLLKEGYRSVHISGAARVDGRALRDALLRAARNHGAKLLNGEAVLEVHEDRVTGARMGEASYSADEVLVCAGAWADELLQPLGILFQLSHQKAQIMHLRVNSIAETGTWPVVIPPTDQYLLAFDEQRIVMGATHENDVSLHDTAVTAGGMQEILNKGLELAPALVGSTLQEVRVGFRPFTPGFLPVIGRMPGWKGLLAANGLGASGLTVGPFLGRQLARLALGEEPELDLSPYDLTHAISEAE
- a CDS encoding ABC transporter ATP-binding protein, producing MLEVQSIHKSFKASGWLTGKPQKVLHDVSFHCLPGECLGIIGESGSGKSTLGRLILGLDQPDSGKVLFEGQPVSQAKVRRGNMSAVFQNYTSSMNPYFTVREALLEPLGLQSRKEEDRERRMKELLFQVGLSPAYLNKAPHELSGGEAQRVCIARAISTQPKLIVMDEAVSSLDGSVQLQVLELLKGLHKQLNTAYIFITHDIQAAAFLCDRILVFRQGRIEESLHVSELQHAQSDYTRTLLSMSMY
- a CDS encoding malate:quinone oxidoreductase is translated as MMSVQKKTDVILIGAGVMSATLGAILKQLSPEWEIKVFEKLGSSGEESSNEWNNAGTGHAALCELNYTSEKPDGSIDISKAIKINEQFQLSRQFWSFLVKNRLIQNPQDFIMPIPHMSMVQGDKNVEFLRKRFEALSTNPLFQGMEYSEDPEQLKQWIPLIMEGRKSGEKIAATKIDSGTDVNFGALTRMLFQHLNQQGVKTYYKHAVKNLKRNQNGGWDLKVQNLNTGQVEQHSAKFVFIGGGGGSLPLLQKTGIPESKQIGGFPVSGLFMVCNNPEVVEQHHAKVYGKAKVGAPPMSVPHLDSRYIDNKKSLLFGPFAGFTPKFLKTGSYFDLIGSVKPNNLLTMLAAGAKEMALTKYLIQQVLLSNEKRMEELREFIPNAKSEDWEMVVAGQRVQVIKDTPTGRGTLQFGTEVVSASDGSVAALLGASPGASTAVHVMLEVLQKCFPQHMQKWEPKIREMVPSYGMSLTDNPELFHEIHASTAMTLGLAQADSTVNHKAPSIINL
- the cntE gene encoding staphylopine family metallophore export MFS transporter CntE; protein product: MTGALAWPFMRLYLLTLLYFSANAVLNVMIPLQGNALGASNTAIGIIMGAYLFTTMLFRPWAGRLIQKYGPVTILRSILIINGAALILYTISGLEGYFVARMLQGAVTAFFSMALQIAIMDALPEKDRGQGISMYSLCSYIPGILGPLLALGLWQTGSMSGFAFVMIGIAVFTGWVGFTVVIKEEPVEDKAQSSAKKPSMGASFKQVFLNRDLLRCSIIMLVASMIFGAVTTFIPLYAQEVKHGEAWLYLMLQAAVVVASRFILRKKIPSDGRWHASYVAWVLLLLTLAAVCTGAASSLGAAIFYAGALLMGVSQAMIYPSLTTYLTFVLPAEQRNVLIGWFIASADLGVSMGSVLMGPLADLFSYGVMYGVCAVLGGSLILFAFGAPHRERNPQQPV
- a CDS encoding AI-2E family transporter; translated protein: MEQPRIWPDRFKRFFLNNKFVLLLFILLLASLNIFILSKITFILYPLNVLIKTIILPIVLSGILYYLLNPLVNVMEEWKIKRVWSILILFLAIAGILTVVVLAVIPVLRNQIMGLINNFPAYSETVRQQFEDLTGSELFGQLQGALNVNSEEWWGTVTEKTTELFKNTWTRLGGFLGAFTETVLSIITVPFILYYMLKDGKKLPVKILSFLPTNSRSGILHVLQDINRQISSFIRGQIIVSFCIGILLYIGYMIIGLDYALILAIIASFTSVVPYLGPAIAITPALVVAIVTSPVMLLKMIAVWTIVQLIEGKFISPQIMGKTLKIHPITIIFVILTSGNLFGVVGVLLAVPGYAVLKVCVTHLFEWFKSSSGWYEPPVA
- the hxlA gene encoding 3-hexulose-6-phosphate synthase, whose protein sequence is MELQLALDLVDIPEAKKLVAQVADYIDIVEIGTPIVINEGLHAVKAMKEAFPQLRVLADLKVMDAGGYEVMKASEAGADIITILGVSDDSTIKGAVAEAAKQGRQVMVDMINVKNMEERAAEIDAMGVDYICVHSGYDHQAEGKNSFEELNAIKRVVKHAKTAIAGGIKLDTLPEVIQAQPDLVIVGGGITGEADIQAAASRMNELIKQG
- a CDS encoding winged helix-turn-helix transcriptional regulator, producing the protein MAHEVKDRINLKEINCHKELTLAVIGGKWKLIILWHLGLEGVKRFGELDRLIPNITQKMLTNQLRELEEDQLVQRVVYPEVPPRVEYSLTPYGQSLMPILNLMYDWGKQYGETVVWKGEVNSLEMKSGKRAGSSLSS
- a CDS encoding class I SAM-dependent methyltransferase; this encodes MSSAEFEQARESEEKYHAKLYESKDILEPGSWMSEPVPIVMELLEQVLQEHQDPVVLDLGSGPGRNAIPMAQRLKESGHGRVIGTDLLDEAVSKLQDNAVKYDVQPFIQAMQADVEDGQYEAESYHYIVACGCLEHVSSKTALRDVIARLQEATKPGGIHCLSMNTEVREKQLSTGEEEAAQIELNMSESEAQALLAEVYRGWRILEDEEKEVSIQEEKYEEPTEFHANTVFFAAQKPLSTQKG
- the hxlB gene encoding 6-phospho-3-hexuloisomerase: MVSNSFAQALAISGEISTAVKEINTEEAEKLAERIMQARSVFVAGGGRSGLMMKAFAMRLMQMGYQAYVVGETVTPAIGPEDLLLIGSGSGETQSLCAMANKAKSLDASLALITIQPGSTIGKLADAVLKLPGATKDQAGVTGTTRQPMASLFEQTLLVVLDGMILKLMSMQELSSENMFVQHANLE